Proteins from a genomic interval of Rosa chinensis cultivar Old Blush chromosome 2, RchiOBHm-V2, whole genome shotgun sequence:
- the LOC112183418 gene encoding uncharacterized protein LOC112183418 isoform X2 has product MKSLGEEHVAYRCLDFATVKLSIVGGRPFSSGGNQLFRLKLLSARYGVHDMDGSAKRICKAALGAPEDHMVIILAHNGPTGLGSNLDDICGKDWDFGGGDHGDADLAQALSLLKESGKTCVPLVVFGHMHKLLAGGNGLRKMIVVGVDNTIYLNAAIVPRVKRLNDEQGTSNKSFMNNEPGLSTPESRGTIRAFTLVEILDGGVDKIVETWVSVVGDRTKLEEEHILFKSGS; this is encoded by the exons ATGAAAAG TCTAGGCGAGGAGCATGTAGCTTACAGATGTTTGGACTTTGCTACGGTAAAACTGAGCATTGTTGGTGGACGACCTTTTTCTAGTGGGGGAAACCAGTTATTTCGATTAAAGCTTCTGTCTGCAAG GTATGGAGTCCATGACATGGATGGAAGTGCTAAGAGAATCTGCAAAGCAGCTTTGGGTGCTCCAGAGGACCATATGGTCATTATTCTTGCACACAATGGACCCACAG GTCTTGGTTCTAACTTGGATGACATATGTGGAAAAGACTGGGACTTTGGAGGTGGAGATCATGGTGATGCAG ATCTAGCACAAGCCCTGTCCCTCCTAAAAGAGTCCGGCAAAACCTGTGTTCCATTGGTAGTGTTTGGTCACATGCATAAACTGCTAGCAGGTGGAAATGGTCTTCGGAAAATGATCGTGGTTGGAGTTGACAATACTATATACCTGAATGCGGCCATTGTTCCTAGAGTCAAGAGACTAAATGATGAACAAGGAACTAGCAATAAAAGCTTCATGAATAATGAACCCGGTCTTTCAACTCCGGAGTCCCGTGGCACCATTCGAGCCTTCACTTTAGTGGAGATTTTGGACGGAGGAGTAGATAAGATTGTTGAAACTTGGGTTTCTGTTGTGGGTGATAGGACCAAATTGGAAGAGGAGCACATATTATTCAAAAGTGGCAGTTAG
- the LOC112183418 gene encoding uncharacterized protein LOC112183418 isoform X1 codes for MLSSLVHAPPLAFLSASLPRLFSTHNATRAAMAAATSARIAVVGDVHDQWNLEDDTKALRFLQPDLVLFTGDFGEENIELVRSVANLEFAKAVILGNHDAWHTKKFSGKTKDGVQLQLDCLGEEHVAYRCLDFATVKLSIVGGRPFSSGGNQLFRLKLLSARYGVHDMDGSAKRICKAALGAPEDHMVIILAHNGPTGLGSNLDDICGKDWDFGGGDHGDADLAQALSLLKESGKTCVPLVVFGHMHKLLAGGNGLRKMIVVGVDNTIYLNAAIVPRVKRLNDEQGTSNKSFMNNEPGLSTPESRGTIRAFTLVEILDGGVDKIVETWVSVVGDRTKLEEEHILFKSGS; via the exons ATGCTAAGCTCATTAGTACACGCGCCACCACTCGCTTTTCTCTCCGCCTCGCTTCCCCGCCTTTTCTCCACCCACAACGCCACGCGCGCTGCCATGGCCGCCGCCACCTCAGCTCGAATCGCAGTCGTCGGCGACGTC CATGATCAGTGGAATCTAGAAGACGACACGAAAGCTCTACGATTTCTGCAG CCAGATTTGGTTCTTTTTACAG GTGATTTTGGTGAAGAGAACATTGAACTTGTTCGCAGCGTTGCAAATCTTGAATTTGCTAAAGCAGTTATTCTGGGAAACCATGATGCCTGGCATACAAAAAAGTTTTCAGGAAA GACAAAAGACGGCGTTCAACTTCAGCTAGACTG TCTAGGCGAGGAGCATGTAGCTTACAGATGTTTGGACTTTGCTACGGTAAAACTGAGCATTGTTGGTGGACGACCTTTTTCTAGTGGGGGAAACCAGTTATTTCGATTAAAGCTTCTGTCTGCAAG GTATGGAGTCCATGACATGGATGGAAGTGCTAAGAGAATCTGCAAAGCAGCTTTGGGTGCTCCAGAGGACCATATGGTCATTATTCTTGCACACAATGGACCCACAG GTCTTGGTTCTAACTTGGATGACATATGTGGAAAAGACTGGGACTTTGGAGGTGGAGATCATGGTGATGCAG ATCTAGCACAAGCCCTGTCCCTCCTAAAAGAGTCCGGCAAAACCTGTGTTCCATTGGTAGTGTTTGGTCACATGCATAAACTGCTAGCAGGTGGAAATGGTCTTCGGAAAATGATCGTGGTTGGAGTTGACAATACTATATACCTGAATGCGGCCATTGTTCCTAGAGTCAAGAGACTAAATGATGAACAAGGAACTAGCAATAAAAGCTTCATGAATAATGAACCCGGTCTTTCAACTCCGGAGTCCCGTGGCACCATTCGAGCCTTCACTTTAGTGGAGATTTTGGACGGAGGAGTAGATAAGATTGTTGAAACTTGGGTTTCTGTTGTGGGTGATAGGACCAAATTGGAAGAGGAGCACATATTATTCAAAAGTGGCAGTTAG